From one Planktothrix agardhii NIES-204 genomic stretch:
- a CDS encoding phosphoenolpyruvate synthase — MDNFYGLHEIQSDHRDFVGEPAFYLSQLLHQGHPVLPGFVVTDHLFWEFLETINWLEPRFVDFPELSLYFDINQPRQLQIIAQHLCQQMMDSHLPPSSSQPIQDSIDKLKTSALIFYPSLNTPHHLQTSGLFESVIGWADTQKALVGLKQAYCEFFRAKSLLYWQRYKIELQNLRPVVLVQPLQSAIASGFVEIRPNCWEINSTWGLEFSLLWGESHPDIYLIQPQTGIIQQQLGSKTIIYNLKSSPDQPTKYPIPQKQFGTPISQFPISATLISEPQQIFSLTPEQLQQLIKIIQQIIQSNPAITRLDWRLFQQPQDQEPQFYLVGAKCSENSLYSNPIISDSSSNQQRFRGLALASGKSRGTAYILTETDPIPSQLPENTVLVVTAITWDYLPLLKQIVAIVAEQGGMTSHGAIVAREIGIPAVCGIVNATMKIKTGESIFVDGNYGEVYIIKKEFPVNKMFSQPSFQQQQLVEISSNVNSTALMVNISQLSSLQRLDSLPIDGVGLLRSELMAIEVLERSEHPTINSWISQEIGSKFYNFNDWILSEKQPIFVQKMAEQLDQIVTILSPRPVYYRAFDLREVEQSVSGLTYFYPHQPLTNGGRGDQKLSSQDGIDRGNFLASESPSLERLALFDLELKVLLELYKSGDKNIHLILPFIRSVEEFLIYKHRIEASQLSHYPEFQVWIMAEVPSILFLLPDYLKAGVQGISIGTNDLTQLLFGIDRNQMQVFPGLYESNPAFKKAIKQLIEMAKTANIPCSICGDAPALYPELIEDLVRWGITSISVNLDAIESTYMAIAKSEKQIPLETSRHHL, encoded by the coding sequence GTGGATAATTTTTATGGGCTTCACGAAATTCAATCTGATCATCGCGATTTTGTTGGGGAGCCAGCCTTTTATTTAAGCCAATTACTCCATCAGGGTCATCCGGTTTTACCAGGTTTTGTAGTTACGGATCATTTATTTTGGGAGTTTTTAGAAACCATTAATTGGTTAGAACCCCGATTTGTTGATTTCCCTGAATTATCTCTGTATTTTGACATCAATCAACCCCGGCAATTACAAATTATTGCTCAACATCTTTGTCAACAAATGATGGATAGTCATTTACCTCCGTCATCGAGTCAACCTATTCAAGACAGCATTGACAAATTAAAAACCTCAGCGTTGATTTTTTATCCGAGTTTGAACACTCCCCATCACTTACAGACATCGGGACTTTTTGAATCGGTGATCGGGTGGGCGGATACTCAAAAAGCTTTAGTGGGATTAAAACAAGCCTACTGTGAATTTTTTCGGGCAAAAAGTTTATTATATTGGCAACGATACAAAATTGAATTACAAAATTTACGTCCGGTGGTATTAGTTCAACCTCTCCAGTCTGCGATCGCTTCCGGTTTTGTGGAAATTCGCCCTAACTGTTGGGAAATAAACTCGACTTGGGGTTTGGAATTTTCCCTGTTATGGGGAGAAAGCCATCCTGATATTTATTTAATTCAACCCCAAACGGGAATAATTCAACAACAATTAGGCTCTAAAACTATTATCTATAATTTAAAATCTTCTCCTGATCAACCGACAAAATATCCAATTCCCCAAAAGCAATTCGGAACTCCAATTTCTCAATTTCCTATTTCTGCCACCTTGATTTCTGAACCACAACAAATATTTTCCTTAACGCCGGAACAATTACAACAGTTAATTAAGATTATTCAACAAATTATACAGTCTAATCCCGCCATTACTCGATTAGATTGGCGTTTATTTCAACAGCCCCAAGATCAAGAACCTCAATTCTATCTAGTCGGGGCTAAATGTTCCGAAAACAGTCTTTATTCTAATCCGATAATATCAGATTCTAGCTCGAATCAACAGCGTTTTAGAGGACTAGCCCTAGCCTCTGGAAAATCTAGGGGAACTGCATATATCCTAACAGAAACAGATCCAATCCCATCACAATTACCTGAGAATACTGTGTTAGTTGTTACAGCGATTACTTGGGATTATTTACCATTATTAAAACAGATTGTTGCTATTGTCGCTGAACAGGGAGGAATGACCAGTCATGGTGCAATTGTGGCGCGAGAAATAGGTATACCTGCTGTTTGTGGGATCGTGAATGCAACAATGAAAATAAAAACGGGTGAATCTATTTTTGTCGATGGTAATTACGGGGAAGTTTATATTATCAAAAAAGAATTTCCCGTTAATAAAATGTTTTCACAACCGAGTTTTCAGCAACAACAATTGGTCGAAATCTCGTCAAATGTAAACTCCACAGCCCTGATGGTTAATATTAGTCAATTGAGTTCTCTACAGCGACTCGATTCTTTACCGATTGATGGAGTGGGTTTATTGCGTTCAGAATTAATGGCTATTGAAGTATTAGAACGTTCTGAACATCCTACTATAAATTCCTGGATTTCTCAGGAAATAGGGAGTAAATTCTATAATTTTAACGACTGGATTTTATCAGAAAAACAGCCGATATTTGTTCAAAAAATGGCTGAACAACTTGATCAGATTGTAACAATTTTATCCCCTAGACCTGTTTATTATAGAGCCTTCGATTTACGAGAAGTAGAACAATCTGTCTCAGGATTAACTTATTTTTACCCCCACCAGCCCCTTACCAATGGGGGTAGGGGGGATCAGAAGTTATCCTCTCAGGATGGGATTGATCGAGGTAATTTTCTGGCTTCAGAATCTCCATCTTTAGAACGTCTGGCTTTATTTGATTTAGAACTTAAAGTTTTATTAGAATTGTATAAATCTGGGGATAAAAATATTCATCTTATTTTACCATTTATTCGCTCTGTCGAGGAATTTTTAATCTATAAACATCGGATTGAAGCATCACAATTAAGTCATTATCCTGAGTTTCAAGTGTGGATTATGGCGGAAGTTCCATCAATTCTATTTTTATTACCTGATTACCTGAAAGCAGGAGTTCAAGGGATTTCAATTGGCACCAATGATCTGACCCAATTATTATTTGGAATTGATCGAAATCAAATGCAGGTATTCCCAGGTTTATATGAAAGCAATCCGGCTTTTAAAAAAGCGATAAAACAGTTAATTGAAATGGCAAAAACCGCTAATATTCCTTGTTCAATTTGTGGAGATGCTCCCGCATTATATCCCGAATTAATTGAAGATTTAGTCCGGTGGGGAATTACATCAATTTCCGTTAATTTAGATGCCATTGAATCTACCTATATGGCGATCGCCAAATCAGAAAAACAGATTCCCCTAGAAACCTCTCGCCATCATCTTTAG
- the ppc gene encoding phosphoenolpyruvate carboxylase, giving the protein MSSLLQSSEQAPNTVVSSNPPTTTSDLFLRNRLKIIEDVWESVLCQECGQQLVDLLHQLASMTSPEGQAEEFQGSDSLKLIEQLDINQAIRAARGFALYFQLINIVEQHYEQREQQLAYNHGKGKAKSPVSPVKSMSTFDTRNQRFSDQEESPLPNVTNYSEQDRELATFHSLFPMLRQLNVPAQKIQRLLDQLDVRMVFTAHPTEIVRHTIRTKQRRIATILEQLDQIDESFGGLRTEELGESSIMSELTEELHENLTEEIRLWWRTDELHQFKPTVLDEVDYSLHYFQEVIFDTIPQLYKRLKHALNVSFPYLKLPKHDFCKFGSWVGSDRDGNPSVTPEVTWKTACYQRHVVLEKYIEAVKRLNRLLSLSLHWSDVLPELLESLDRDQGQLPDIYDQTAIRYRQEPYRLKLSYVQKRLENTRDRNWQMYNNAEMSRIRERLVPDHEASKLYRSGNDFLVELKMIQRNLEETGMNCQELENLICQVEVFGFSLARLDMRQESSIHCNALNEITNYLQVLPKPYTELSEAERCLWLATELQTRRPLIPAELPFSEKTCETITTFRVMRELQQEFEPEICQTYIISMSNEASDLLEVLLLAKEAGLYDPATGIGNVIVVPLFETVEDLKRAPRVMTTLFELPLYRAMLAGGYEQYKLVSHDPDLSLQEIMLGYSDSNKDSGFLSSNWEIHKAQKALQKVSESYKVGLRIFHGRGGSVGRGGGPAYKAVLAQPGRSINGRIKITEQGEVLASKYSLPQLALFNLESVTTAAIQASLLHNGFDEIDPWNQIMEELSMRSRAHYRALIYEEPDLPEFFHQVTPIQEISQLQISSRPARRSGDKKKDISGLRAIPWVFSWTQSRFLLPSWYGVGTALQAFINEEPQENLKLLRYFYVKWPFFKVLISKTEMTLAKVDMEIAHHYVRELSHPDDLERFEILFQQILAEYHLTVQLVQEITGHQQLLEDDPVLQRSVQLRNATIIPLGLLQVALLKRLRQHGKSVASGVVHSRYSKGELLRGALLTINGIAAGMRNTG; this is encoded by the coding sequence ATGAGTTCACTGCTCCAATCTTCCGAACAGGCTCCAAATACGGTCGTTTCGTCAAACCCGCCAACTACCACTTCGGATTTATTTTTACGCAATCGTCTCAAGATTATTGAGGATGTCTGGGAGTCCGTTCTCTGTCAAGAGTGCGGTCAACAACTGGTGGATTTACTCCATCAGTTAGCATCCATGACCTCACCGGAAGGACAGGCTGAAGAATTTCAAGGATCGGATTCCCTCAAGTTAATCGAACAGCTTGATATTAACCAGGCTATTCGTGCGGCCAGAGGGTTTGCCTTATATTTTCAACTGATTAATATCGTTGAACAGCACTATGAACAACGGGAACAACAGCTTGCTTATAACCACGGAAAAGGGAAAGCAAAGTCACCTGTCTCCCCGGTGAAATCCATGTCTACTTTCGATACTCGGAATCAACGTTTTTCCGATCAAGAAGAAAGTCCCCTTCCTAATGTCACCAATTACAGCGAACAGGATCGGGAGTTGGCTACTTTCCATTCCCTGTTTCCGATGTTGCGACAGTTAAATGTTCCCGCCCAAAAGATCCAAAGGTTATTAGATCAACTAGATGTGCGGATGGTATTTACGGCTCACCCGACGGAAATTGTTCGCCATACAATTAGAACCAAACAGCGTCGCATTGCCACTATCCTAGAACAACTTGATCAAATTGATGAAAGTTTTGGCGGACTCAGAACTGAGGAGCTAGGAGAATCTTCCATTATGTCGGAATTGACAGAAGAACTCCATGAAAACTTGACCGAAGAAATTCGGCTGTGGTGGCGTACCGATGAACTCCACCAATTTAAGCCAACGGTTTTGGATGAGGTAGATTATTCCCTGCACTACTTTCAGGAAGTTATATTTGACACCATTCCTCAACTTTATAAGCGCTTAAAACACGCTTTAAATGTTTCTTTTCCCTATCTGAAATTACCTAAACATGATTTTTGTAAATTCGGATCTTGGGTGGGTTCAGATCGAGACGGAAATCCATCGGTAACACCGGAAGTTACCTGGAAAACTGCTTGTTATCAGCGTCATGTTGTCCTAGAAAAATATATTGAAGCCGTCAAACGCCTCAATCGTTTATTGAGTTTATCCTTACATTGGAGTGATGTTCTTCCCGAATTATTAGAATCTTTGGATCGAGATCAAGGACAATTACCTGATATCTATGATCAAACCGCCATTCGCTATCGTCAAGAACCCTATCGTTTAAAACTTTCTTATGTCCAAAAACGGTTAGAAAATACTCGCGATCGCAATTGGCAAATGTACAATAATGCCGAAATGTCTCGCATCCGAGAGCGTCTGGTTCCTGACCACGAAGCCAGTAAATTATACCGTTCTGGGAATGATTTCTTGGTGGAGTTGAAAATGATTCAACGCAACCTAGAGGAAACCGGAATGAACTGTCAAGAACTGGAAAATCTCATCTGTCAGGTGGAGGTTTTTGGGTTTAGTTTAGCCCGGTTAGATATGCGTCAAGAGTCTTCAATTCATTGTAATGCTCTGAACGAAATTACTAACTATTTGCAAGTCTTACCCAAACCCTACACCGAGCTTTCAGAAGCCGAAAGATGTCTATGGTTAGCAACAGAACTCCAAACCCGTCGCCCCCTAATTCCGGCGGAATTACCGTTTTCTGAAAAAACCTGCGAAACCATTACCACCTTTAGGGTAATGCGGGAATTACAACAGGAATTTGAGCCGGAAATTTGCCAAACCTATATTATTAGTATGAGTAATGAAGCCAGTGATTTACTGGAAGTATTACTGTTAGCAAAAGAAGCCGGACTTTATGATCCAGCCACCGGAATTGGGAATGTTATTGTTGTTCCTCTGTTTGAAACGGTAGAAGATCTCAAACGTGCTCCCCGGGTGATGACAACTCTGTTTGAATTACCTTTATATCGGGCAATGTTAGCCGGAGGTTATGAACAATATAAACTTGTGAGTCACGATCCCGATCTATCTCTACAAGAGATTATGTTAGGCTATTCCGATAGTAATAAAGATTCGGGTTTCTTGAGCAGTAACTGGGAAATTCATAAAGCCCAAAAAGCCTTGCAGAAAGTGTCTGAATCCTATAAAGTCGGTCTGCGAATCTTCCACGGACGCGGGGGTTCGGTGGGTCGAGGCGGTGGCCCAGCCTACAAAGCGGTTTTGGCTCAACCGGGCCGCAGTATTAATGGCCGGATTAAAATTACCGAACAGGGGGAAGTCCTGGCGTCTAAATATTCTCTCCCACAGTTGGCTTTATTTAACCTCGAAAGCGTGACTACCGCAGCCATCCAAGCCAGTCTTCTCCATAACGGTTTTGATGAGATTGATCCCTGGAATCAAATTATGGAGGAGTTGTCAATGCGATCGCGGGCGCACTATCGGGCTTTAATTTATGAAGAACCTGATTTACCCGAATTCTTCCATCAAGTTACCCCGATCCAAGAAATTAGCCAACTACAAATCAGTTCTCGCCCCGCCCGTCGCAGTGGTGATAAGAAAAAGGATATTTCTGGTTTAAGGGCGATTCCCTGGGTATTTAGCTGGACTCAGAGCCGTTTTTTACTGCCTTCTTGGTATGGTGTGGGAACCGCTTTACAGGCATTTATCAACGAGGAACCCCAGGAAAATCTGAAACTCCTGCGGTATTTCTACGTTAAATGGCCATTCTTTAAAGTGTTGATTTCCAAGACGGAAATGACCTTAGCTAAAGTAGATATGGAAATCGCCCATCACTACGTTCGGGAGTTAAGTCATCCCGATGATCTCGAACGGTTTGAGATATTATTCCAACAAATCCTCGCCGAATACCATCTCACCGTTCAGTTAGTCCAAGAAATTACCGGACATCAACAACTATTAGAAGATGATCCGGTTCTACAACGTTCGGTGCAGTTACGCAATGCCACGATTATTCCTTTGGGTTTATTACAAGTGGCTTTGTTAAAACGGTTACGTCAACACGGAAAATCCGTGGCTTCGGGTGTCGTCCATTCCCGTTATAGCAAGGGTGAATTACTCCGAGGCGCCCTATTAACCATTAACGGTATTGCCGCCGGAATGCGAAATACAGGCTGA
- a CDS encoding transposase, whose amino-acid sequence MSTLLRKERHSVSDLKIHLICVTKYRRKILTLESLKLIEKSFQEVAQKMDFQILEFNGESDHIHVLIKYIPKLSISVIVNALKGVSSRRYGQAGFPKPYGKQSLWSPSYFVSSVGGAPLEVLKSYIKNQEKPS is encoded by the coding sequence ATGTCAACTCTTTTACGAAAAGAGCGTCACAGTGTTTCGGATCTAAAGATTCACTTGATCTGTGTAACTAAGTACCGACGTAAAATCTTGACACTGGAGAGCTTGAAATTAATTGAGAAGTCTTTTCAAGAAGTGGCCCAAAAAATGGATTTTCAAATACTGGAATTTAATGGTGAATCAGACCATATCCATGTTTTAATCAAATATATTCCTAAACTCTCTATTTCTGTCATAGTAAATGCTTTAAAAGGAGTTTCTAGTCGTAGATATGGGCAAGCAGGATTCCCTAAACCCTATGGGAAACAATCTTTATGGTCGCCTAGTTATTTTGTGTCTTCGGTAGGTGGTGCGCCACTGGAGGTTTTAAAATCTTACATCAAAAATCAAGAAAAGCCGTCGTAG
- a CDS encoding putative transposase, giving the protein MKLRYRYRIYPTDQQKGLVSRLFGCCRVVFNDALAYCQEQYRAGNKKPSSNKLSKRLTELKKTQEKEWLTEVSAIPLQQSLRDLEQAYSNFFKSCKGQRKGKKVKPPKFKKRKSKQSAKFTDNGFKLYPNSDYIYLAKIGDIKVIWSRELPAIPSSVTLIKDSANRYFVSFVVEFNPQQLPNNGKSVGIDLGITDFATLSNGEKVKSPKPLKKQLKHLRRLQQNLSRKQKGSKRREVARKKLARLHAKISDTRNDFLHKLSTKIIRENQTIVLEDLNVSGMVKNRKLSRAISDLGWRSFRTMLEAKSVMYGRDFRVIDRWTPTSQTCSCCGFKGGKKELNVREWICLNCGTFHDRDINAAVNILVAGGLSETLNGRGEKVRLSAKRASSR; this is encoded by the coding sequence ATGAAGTTAAGGTATCGCTACCGAATCTATCCAACAGACCAACAAAAGGGGCTAGTATCCCGATTGTTTGGTTGTTGTCGGGTGGTTTTTAACGATGCCTTAGCCTATTGTCAAGAGCAATATCGTGCTGGCAATAAAAAACCTTCCAGTAATAAACTTTCCAAAAGACTTACGGAACTCAAGAAAACCCAGGAAAAAGAATGGTTAACAGAAGTGTCTGCTATCCCCTTACAACAAAGTTTAAGGGATTTAGAGCAGGCTTATTCAAACTTTTTTAAATCCTGTAAAGGGCAAAGAAAAGGTAAGAAAGTTAAGCCACCTAAATTTAAGAAGCGTAAGTCTAAACAGTCTGCTAAGTTCACCGACAATGGTTTTAAACTCTATCCCAATTCTGATTACATTTACTTAGCCAAAATTGGTGATATTAAAGTAATCTGGAGTAGAGAATTACCGGCAATTCCTTCTAGTGTTACCCTGATTAAAGATAGTGCTAATCGATACTTTGTTAGTTTTGTAGTTGAATTTAATCCTCAACAATTACCCAACAATGGAAAAAGTGTTGGAATTGACTTAGGGATAACTGATTTTGCTACATTAAGTAATGGTGAAAAAGTTAAATCTCCTAAACCTTTAAAGAAACAGTTAAAGCATTTACGGAGATTGCAGCAAAATTTGTCAAGAAAACAGAAAGGGAGTAAAAGAAGGGAAGTTGCTAGAAAGAAACTAGCTAGACTTCATGCTAAGATTTCCGATACCCGAAACGATTTTCTTCATAAACTGTCAACTAAGATTATTCGTGAAAACCAAACAATAGTCTTGGAAGATTTGAATGTTTCAGGGATGGTTAAGAACAGAAAATTATCTCGCGCTATTTCTGATTTAGGTTGGCGTAGTTTTAGAACTATGTTGGAAGCTAAATCGGTAATGTACGGGCGTGATTTTCGAGTAATTGATAGATGGACTCCAACTTCTCAAACTTGCTCTTGTTGTGGTTTTAAAGGTGGCAAAAAAGAGCTAAATGTTAGAGAGTGGATTTGTTTGAATTGCGGCACTTTTCATGATCGAGATATTAACGCCGCAGTAAATATTTTAGTCGCCGGAGGGCTTTCGGAGACTCTAAACGGACGTGGAGAGAAGGTCAGACTTTCTGCAAAGAGAGCATCGTCTCGATGA
- a CDS encoding band 7 protein: MTQDYIPKINNLPMITEVAQVPNADLPPDNSSGSIGTALPVALSIFGIIIFLWFLNTFLQICKPNEILILSGRKRRNQDGQELGYRVIFGGRTMCIPILETVKTMDLRTMPVRVEVKNAYSKGGTPLNIQAIANVKISNDRKIVGNAIERFLERDRSEISRVAKETLEGNLRGVVGTLTPEQLNEDRLQFAESIAEDVSRDLSKLGLQLDTLKIQSVSDDVDYLNSIGRRQIALIVRDAEIAESNAMAEAEQTEADCRRQAEVAKTQAQTIVLQKGNELRKIKAELEQQARSEEERTTAAGEEARAKAEQLLQTVRAELERLRLESDEVLPADAQRQAQELRARGEAASLTENALAAATVTDLLNQVWQETGSDASELFNLQQIEMILREAAKVPNRVKLQNINVIDSGDGKSVAGVVNIYPEIFRQFLETVEHILGVKLSSK, encoded by the coding sequence ATGACCCAAGATTATATCCCGAAAATCAACAATTTACCGATGATTACGGAAGTTGCCCAAGTTCCTAATGCTGATCTTCCTCCTGATAATAGTTCTGGCAGTATTGGAACGGCTTTACCCGTCGCCCTTTCTATTTTTGGTATTATTATTTTTCTGTGGTTTCTTAATACCTTTCTGCAAATTTGTAAACCCAATGAAATTTTGATTTTATCCGGTCGGAAACGTCGGAATCAAGACGGCCAGGAACTGGGTTATCGGGTAATTTTTGGCGGTCGGACAATGTGTATTCCGATTTTAGAAACCGTTAAAACCATGGATTTACGGACAATGCCCGTGCGAGTGGAAGTTAAAAATGCCTATTCTAAAGGGGGAACTCCGTTAAATATTCAGGCGATCGCTAATGTTAAAATATCTAATGATCGGAAGATTGTAGGAAATGCAATTGAACGATTTTTAGAGCGAGATCGTTCAGAAATTTCTCGGGTTGCTAAAGAAACCTTAGAAGGAAATTTACGCGGTGTTGTGGGAACTTTAACCCCAGAACAATTAAACGAAGACCGTCTACAATTTGCCGAAAGTATTGCCGAAGATGTCTCCCGTGATTTATCAAAATTAGGTCTACAATTAGATACCTTAAAAATTCAAAGTGTTTCCGATGATGTTGATTATCTTAACTCCATTGGTCGCCGTCAAATTGCCTTAATTGTTCGAGATGCGGAAATCGCAGAATCTAATGCCATGGCGGAAGCTGAACAAACTGAAGCCGACTGTCGCCGACAAGCGGAAGTGGCAAAAACCCAAGCCCAAACTATTGTTTTACAGAAGGGAAATGAACTTAGAAAAATCAAAGCTGAATTAGAACAACAAGCTCGTTCTGAGGAAGAAAGAACCACCGCAGCAGGGGAAGAAGCCCGGGCAAAAGCGGAACAATTATTACAAACTGTCAGGGCAGAATTAGAGCGGTTACGGTTAGAATCCGATGAGGTTTTACCTGCGGATGCTCAACGTCAAGCCCAGGAATTAAGAGCAAGAGGAGAGGCGGCATCTTTAACCGAAAATGCCTTAGCAGCGGCAACGGTAACGGATTTATTAAATCAAGTTTGGCAGGAAACGGGATCAGATGCTTCGGAATTATTTAATTTACAACAAATTGAAATGATTCTTCGGGAAGCGGCTAAGGTTCCTAACCGAGTGAAGTTACAAAATATTAATGTTATTGATAGTGGGGATGGGAAATCTGTTGCGGGTGTGGTTAATATCTATCCTGAAATTTTCCGGCAGTTTTTGGAAACTGTTGAGCATATTTTGGGGGTTAAATTATCATCAAAATAA
- a CDS encoding band 7 protein, with protein MGIIIALLGVLGLGTGAGFLIIRNLYYICQPSEVLIFAGSRSTVEGGTDVGYRLVKGGSSIRIPLLEDAFRMDLTNMIIELKVSNAYSKGGIPLTVEGVANIKIAGEEPTIHNAIERLLGKSRKEIEQLAKETLEGNLRGVLASLTPEQVNGDKLAFAKSLLDEAEDDLEKLGLVLDTLQVQNIFDEVGYLDSIGRKQRADLFKDSRIAEAKAHAESIIQTAENQKNTSLKKLETDIEVAKAEAERRVKDAVTKRQAVIAESESETASKVAKTQAQVLVQQARIKQVEQQLQADVVAPAEAQCKRAMAEAKGNASQILEAGKAQAEATKRLAESWKLAGSNAREIFLYQKLEVLLKTIVETVPKVEVDNVTVINSQQGGTATKLAAFLTELKQTTGIDVAETIETMSRNHSPSQPIPPIVPQVLQSVSKNFPESNSET; from the coding sequence ATGGGAATTATCATTGCATTGTTAGGGGTTCTGGGATTAGGAACGGGGGCAGGATTTTTAATCATTCGCAACCTATATTATATTTGCCAACCCAGTGAAGTGTTAATTTTTGCCGGAAGTCGTAGCACTGTTGAAGGTGGAACAGATGTTGGTTATCGTTTGGTTAAAGGTGGAAGTAGCATTAGAATTCCTTTATTAGAAGATGCTTTTCGGATGGATTTAACCAATATGATTATTGAGTTAAAAGTCTCTAATGCCTATTCTAAAGGAGGCATTCCGTTAACGGTTGAAGGGGTAGCTAATATTAAAATTGCTGGAGAAGAACCGACAATTCATAATGCAATTGAACGGTTATTAGGCAAGAGTCGGAAGGAAATTGAACAATTAGCAAAAGAAACCTTAGAAGGGAATTTACGCGGTGTTTTAGCAAGTTTAACCCCGGAACAAGTGAATGGGGATAAATTAGCTTTTGCTAAAAGTTTATTAGACGAAGCAGAAGATGATTTAGAAAAGTTGGGGTTAGTGTTGGATACCTTGCAAGTTCAAAATATCTTTGATGAAGTGGGATATTTGGATTCTATTGGGAGAAAACAACGGGCGGATTTATTCAAAGATTCTCGAATTGCTGAGGCTAAAGCCCATGCGGAATCAATTATTCAAACCGCAGAAAATCAGAAAAATACTTCCTTGAAAAAATTAGAAACCGATATTGAAGTCGCCAAAGCTGAGGCAGAAAGACGGGTTAAAGATGCCGTTACAAAACGACAAGCTGTAATTGCCGAATCGGAGTCGGAAACGGCGTCTAAGGTGGCAAAAACCCAGGCTCAGGTGTTAGTTCAGCAAGCCCGAATTAAGCAGGTCGAACAACAGTTACAAGCGGATGTAGTTGCACCCGCCGAGGCTCAATGTAAACGGGCTATGGCTGAAGCGAAAGGGAATGCGTCTCAAATATTAGAAGCTGGAAAAGCTCAAGCGGAAGCTACTAAACGATTAGCTGAATCTTGGAAGTTAGCGGGGTCAAATGCCAGGGAGATTTTCCTATATCAAAAATTAGAAGTATTGTTAAAAACCATAGTGGAAACGGTTCCTAAAGTTGAAGTTGATAATGTTACTGTTATCAATAGTCAGCAAGGAGGAACTGCGACAAAGTTAGCCGCATTTTTAACGGAATTAAAGCAAACAACGGGGATTGATGTGGCAGAAACTATTGAAACCATGAGTCGAAATCATTCACCATCCCAACCGATTCCTCCAATTGTACCTCAAGTGTTACAATCAGTCTCCAAAAATTTCCCCGAATCTAATTCAGAAACCTAA